In Thalassotalea sp. Sam97, a single window of DNA contains:
- a CDS encoding molecular chaperone: MKQSVTNTFDSAPEFRQEVYRLLAALYQTAPSEAMLSLLQELQINLADAENPELIGAFVTLQKQVNSVEKAALDEQFFTLFVGLSEGDVPPYASWYLHGHLFANSLLLLRQHLQSLGIVRHSDNKEPEDHITAILQVMAILIGTEGEHQQHAFFEQHLQPWYGMFCERLIKHQQSPFYQRVGELTFTFLQQEQRHLAGWSIPVTAN; the protein is encoded by the coding sequence ATGAAACAATCGGTTACCAACACCTTCGATAGTGCCCCAGAGTTTCGTCAAGAAGTTTACCGGTTGCTAGCGGCGCTTTATCAAACAGCGCCGAGTGAGGCGATGCTGAGTTTGTTGCAGGAATTACAGATTAACTTAGCTGATGCTGAAAACCCAGAATTAATTGGTGCCTTTGTGACGTTGCAAAAACAGGTGAATAGTGTGGAAAAAGCAGCGCTTGATGAACAGTTTTTTACCTTGTTTGTCGGTTTGTCTGAAGGTGACGTACCACCCTACGCGAGTTGGTATTTGCACGGTCATTTATTTGCTAATTCGCTGTTATTGCTGCGACAACATCTTCAGTCTCTTGGTATTGTTCGTCACAGTGACAACAAAGAACCCGAAGATCATATTACGGCAATTTTGCAAGTGATGGCTATACTTATTGGCACTGAGGGCGAACATCAGCAGCACGCATTCTTTGAGCAACATCTACAACCCTGGTACGGGATGTTTTGTGAACGGTTGATAAAACATCAGCAAAGTCCGTTTTATCAAAGAGTCGGTGAGCTGACTTTCACATTTTTACAGCAAGAACAAAGGCATTTAGCTGGTTGGAGTATCCCGGTAACTGCAAACTGA
- a CDS encoding 4Fe-4S dicluster domain-containing protein → MQKSKSQETEQPKAEQQNTVFQQAKYHGAKRVDSSANESASIELREQLYQAFPAMGNLLAGQVSYQSQGHVLLIGPEDRCRLACQYLTDATSVTILVNQTSTLGEHDVLARAMQVSQAAAVYYGAVLQVKGHLGHFKVDTEYQQQRVTLPELATQRHYFDLLIDLADTAVVAQSLLPPGYFYYGDDMTAVQQLGQSLSDYIGEFEKPRYVTVDADKCAHARNDLIGCRRCLDVCAADAISSHNFTIHIDSHLCHGSGDCASVCPTSAIGYDFPTSLSLQTQLRQIISQYYQQAKVKPHVIFHDGRVHPIDLKYLAPHVLPFTVEEIGACAIEHFLAALAWGATNVTVICRGSQDGTVLQQHVNLANSLLMHMGYGTCVEITSEDDFGQHVAVQFEPQVSQDKTGQATSIADVAIARFEPMNKPLLFYAAIDHLNTFAKQCRDVLALRGNLSSSSYGKIDVNTLDCTMCMACVSACPTSALQADSDQPILRFKEQACVQCSLCQQSCPEDVISLHSQVNFDAEMRNSEAVLNEDKPFHCIRCGSAFATTTMIERMMQTLASHSAFANNPQRLQMCADCRVEDMVIDVINDPQKQLR, encoded by the coding sequence TTGCAAAAGTCAAAGTCGCAAGAAACAGAGCAGCCAAAGGCAGAGCAACAAAACACAGTATTTCAACAAGCTAAATATCATGGTGCTAAGCGAGTTGATAGCAGTGCCAACGAGTCTGCCTCTATCGAGCTTAGAGAGCAGCTGTATCAAGCATTCCCTGCAATGGGTAACTTGCTTGCGGGACAAGTGAGTTATCAATCACAAGGGCATGTGTTATTAATAGGCCCTGAAGATCGCTGCCGGCTAGCTTGCCAATATTTAACGGACGCGACGTCGGTGACGATACTTGTTAATCAAACATCAACGCTTGGCGAGCATGATGTGTTAGCGCGAGCAATGCAAGTCAGTCAGGCGGCTGCCGTTTATTATGGGGCGGTGTTGCAGGTAAAAGGACATCTGGGTCACTTTAAGGTTGATACCGAATATCAGCAACAGCGAGTGACATTGCCCGAGTTGGCAACTCAACGCCATTACTTTGATCTGCTCATCGATTTAGCGGATACCGCGGTTGTGGCGCAATCGTTATTGCCGCCGGGCTATTTTTATTATGGCGATGATATGACTGCGGTCCAGCAACTCGGTCAATCTCTAAGTGATTATATAGGTGAATTTGAAAAGCCACGTTATGTCACGGTTGATGCAGATAAATGCGCGCATGCCCGTAATGATCTTATCGGCTGTCGACGTTGTTTGGATGTTTGTGCCGCCGATGCCATATCCTCCCACAATTTCACTATTCATATTGACTCGCACTTGTGTCATGGCAGCGGTGATTGCGCGAGTGTGTGTCCAACCAGCGCTATTGGCTATGATTTTCCTACATCGCTATCACTACAAACTCAATTGCGACAAATCATCAGCCAATATTATCAGCAAGCCAAAGTAAAGCCGCATGTGATTTTTCACGATGGTCGTGTTCACCCAATCGATCTTAAATATTTAGCCCCCCATGTATTGCCTTTTACCGTCGAAGAGATTGGCGCCTGCGCCATAGAGCATTTTTTAGCGGCACTGGCATGGGGAGCGACGAACGTGACAGTTATTTGTCGTGGATCGCAAGATGGCACAGTGTTACAACAACACGTCAATCTAGCCAATAGCTTATTAATGCATATGGGTTATGGCACGTGCGTTGAGATAACAAGCGAAGATGATTTTGGGCAACATGTTGCTGTTCAGTTTGAGCCTCAGGTATCGCAGGACAAAACAGGGCAAGCAACGTCGATAGCCGATGTCGCTATTGCCCGTTTTGAGCCAATGAATAAGCCATTGTTATTTTATGCTGCCATCGATCATCTAAATACATTTGCTAAGCAGTGTCGTGATGTTTTAGCGCTCAGAGGCAATCTAAGCAGCAGTTCATATGGCAAAATTGACGTAAATACATTGGATTGCACTATGTGTATGGCGTGTGTCTCTGCATGTCCTACGTCCGCGTTACAGGCAGATAGCGACCAGCCAATATTACGCTTTAAAGAACAAGCCTGCGTGCAGTGCAGCTTATGCCAACAATCTTGCCCTGAAGATGTGATCAGTCTACACAGTCAGGTTAACTTTGACGCTGAGATGCGCAACAGTGAGGCTGTCCTCAATGAAGATAAACCATTCCATTGCATACGTTGTGGTAGCGCCTTTGCAACAACAACGATGATCGAACGAATGATGCAAACTCTCGCCAGTCATAGCGCCTTCGCTAATAATCCACAACGTTTACAAATGTGCGCGGATTGTCGTGTGGAAGATATGGTCATTGATGTCATCAATGACCCTCAAAAACAATTGAGGTAG
- a CDS encoding DUF3306 domain-containing protein → MLIKNKSKRDAVGVMSVAKVAFWRRWLQRKSSLAHGQQDHPSEQTRQANHEIKNAESGIERNDNRHPSADDKLTEQSGSEASSAKNRAHDVSHDIDTKSSDDDSFVELAGENCFARFVGQDVDEELQQQALRRLWQQPQYQLLDGLEQCDQDFSNQPKLSSEEVDKLLSQVYQCLLADDGEEEGKGEGAEAEQRADETKLDNKPETEIGQHIIANNPITEQAIEQTIEQTTEQTDEQTTWSVEQQPLDYRAHQSEPLSDNGVHQQLTLQQRLQKRLQANDSDTD, encoded by the coding sequence ATGTTAATCAAAAACAAGAGCAAGCGAGACGCCGTCGGAGTAATGTCAGTGGCTAAGGTGGCATTTTGGCGACGTTGGTTACAGCGAAAATCATCGCTAGCTCATGGTCAACAAGATCATCCGAGCGAACAAACAAGGCAGGCCAACCATGAAATAAAGAATGCAGAGTCGGGGATTGAGCGCAACGATAATCGGCATCCATCCGCTGATGATAAACTAACTGAGCAAAGCGGCAGCGAAGCGTCATCTGCGAAGAATCGTGCTCATGACGTCAGCCATGACATTGATACAAAAAGTAGTGATGATGACAGTTTCGTTGAACTTGCAGGTGAAAATTGTTTTGCTCGATTTGTTGGTCAAGACGTTGACGAAGAGCTGCAGCAGCAGGCTTTACGTCGTCTTTGGCAACAACCGCAATATCAGCTGCTTGATGGTTTAGAGCAGTGCGATCAAGACTTTTCTAATCAGCCTAAATTAAGCTCAGAGGAAGTCGATAAGTTACTAAGTCAAGTATATCAATGTTTACTAGCCGATGACGGCGAAGAGGAAGGTAAAGGCGAAGGTGCAGAGGCTGAGCAACGCGCAGACGAGACGAAATTAGACAATAAACCCGAGACTGAGATAGGACAACATATCATCGCCAATAACCCTATAACCGAACAAGCAATCGAACAAACAATAGAGCAAACCACGGAGCAAACCGATGAACAAACGACATGGTCTGTAGAACAACAGCCATTAGACTATCGGGCACATCAATCTGAGCCGTTATCCGATAATGGCGTGCATCAACAACTTACTCTACAGCAGCGATTGCAAAAGCGTTTGCAAGCCAACGATAGTGATACCGACTAA
- a CDS encoding DUF3305 domain-containing protein — protein sequence MQTKTSNWRRTDNVWPIYVSLVAEPITFNGWQTPRWRVAEFISAEQSQPAPKNSHLVFIELFQDERASYRLNLDLDRPKLFIVCDLLADDSWLPTSVTPEQSIATACLEAETPVLSIDMPAAIACWIEAFISRHGEVPICAHRRKHVNQKQEQARRRRSNVSG from the coding sequence ATGCAAACCAAAACGTCAAACTGGCGCCGTACTGACAATGTTTGGCCTATCTATGTGTCGTTGGTTGCAGAGCCGATCACCTTTAATGGTTGGCAAACACCACGTTGGCGCGTTGCTGAGTTTATCAGTGCCGAACAATCTCAACCGGCGCCGAAAAATAGCCATTTAGTGTTTATCGAGCTGTTTCAAGATGAGCGTGCCAGTTATCGCCTTAACTTAGATTTAGACCGCCCGAAGCTGTTCATTGTTTGTGATTTGTTAGCTGATGATAGCTGGCTGCCAACATCGGTCACGCCGGAGCAAAGTATCGCAACCGCTTGCTTAGAGGCTGAAACCCCTGTGTTGAGCATAGATATGCCAGCAGCTATTGCCTGTTGGATCGAGGCGTTTATTAGCCGTCATGGTGAAGTGCCTATCTGTGCGCATCGGCGTAAACATGTTAATCAAAAACAAGAGCAAGCGAGACGCCGTCGGAGTAATGTCAGTGGCTAA
- a CDS encoding bifunctional molybdopterin-guanine dinucleotide biosynthesis adaptor protein MobB/molybdopterin molybdotransferase MoeA, protein MTDTFVNPLLIPVFGICAYSGSGKTTLLCKLLPIFKQRGIRVAVIKHAHHNFDIDKPEKDSFLLRQAGAQQLLIASDKRYAHIYENAERQSPKLQYLLKRIDATSADLVLVEGFKHESFAKMEVHRHRVTSSLSQPFIHTNDEHVVAIACCQQTKLTKDIPRFDIDDINRICEFISDYVGLEKAQQSRSANCAELPSGSYDVNQATEHILAKTPVLMATESVALANSRKRVLSAPVYATIDVPQYTNSAMDGYAFSADAVQAKVSTGVTPEEQTRRLKLHLVGQVFAGQHYSQPLIGTQAVRIMTGAKMPAGSDTVIAKEFAQTEGEHIVIEHNVSKGQNVRQAGEDIAKNSQVFRSGKRLGAAEMGLLASLGHAQVDVYRSVRVAIFSTGDEVCAPGESLSTASIYDANRFTLTGLLQQLHCQIIDLGIINDDQNSLEQALSHAAQQADVVISSGGVSVGDADYIKASLERLGRVEFWRVAMRPGRPLAFGLLDTSDKPSHSPALFFGIPGNPVAAMICFMLFVQPAIRKLSGERDWQQPKQKAVATTSLRSRYGRDEYLRGYYDLNEHGQLQVTTTGPQGSGILSSMVAANCLIHIPVNQQHIEPGTLVDILPLID, encoded by the coding sequence ATGACTGACACCTTTGTTAACCCTTTGCTGATACCTGTGTTTGGCATTTGTGCCTACAGCGGCAGCGGAAAAACAACCTTGCTATGTAAGTTGCTGCCGATATTTAAACAACGTGGTATACGTGTCGCGGTCATCAAGCATGCCCATCATAACTTTGATATCGATAAACCAGAAAAAGACAGCTTTTTGCTACGCCAAGCCGGCGCTCAACAATTACTGATTGCATCCGATAAACGTTACGCGCATATCTATGAAAATGCAGAGCGGCAATCACCAAAGTTGCAGTACTTGCTTAAACGCATTGATGCGACAAGTGCGGATTTGGTATTGGTGGAAGGTTTCAAACACGAATCGTTCGCGAAAATGGAAGTACATCGGCACCGAGTAACATCGTCATTAAGCCAACCGTTTATTCATACTAACGATGAGCATGTGGTGGCGATCGCCTGTTGCCAGCAAACCAAATTAACCAAAGATATCCCCCGTTTTGATATCGATGATATCAATAGGATATGTGAGTTTATCAGCGACTATGTTGGCTTAGAAAAAGCTCAGCAATCTCGCTCCGCTAACTGCGCGGAACTACCTTCTGGCAGTTACGATGTTAACCAAGCAACAGAGCACATCTTAGCTAAAACACCGGTACTCATGGCAACCGAGTCTGTTGCACTTGCTAACAGCAGAAAGCGAGTACTTTCTGCGCCGGTCTATGCAACGATTGATGTACCGCAATACACAAACAGCGCGATGGATGGCTATGCCTTTTCTGCTGACGCTGTGCAAGCGAAGGTGAGTACAGGGGTGACACCTGAAGAACAAACCCGAAGGTTAAAATTACACTTGGTTGGCCAAGTGTTTGCTGGCCAGCATTACTCACAGCCGTTAATCGGCACGCAAGCGGTGCGGATCATGACTGGGGCAAAAATGCCTGCAGGGAGTGATACTGTGATCGCAAAAGAGTTTGCTCAAACAGAAGGCGAGCATATTGTTATTGAACATAACGTCAGTAAAGGTCAAAACGTTCGTCAAGCCGGTGAAGATATCGCCAAAAATAGTCAGGTTTTTCGCTCTGGTAAACGTCTAGGTGCCGCCGAAATGGGCTTACTGGCGTCTCTTGGGCATGCCCAAGTTGATGTTTATCGCTCGGTTCGCGTAGCTATTTTCTCAACGGGCGACGAAGTGTGTGCACCGGGGGAGTCGTTATCAACGGCGTCAATTTATGATGCCAATCGTTTTACGTTAACGGGCTTGTTGCAGCAATTACATTGTCAAATTATCGACTTAGGTATTATTAACGATGATCAAAATAGCTTAGAGCAGGCACTTAGTCATGCGGCACAACAGGCCGACGTTGTGATCAGCTCGGGTGGCGTTTCGGTGGGCGATGCCGATTATATAAAAGCCAGTTTAGAGCGGTTGGGGCGTGTAGAGTTTTGGCGGGTTGCTATGCGCCCTGGGCGACCTTTAGCGTTCGGTTTATTAGATACCAGCGATAAGCCATCGCATTCACCGGCGCTATTCTTTGGTATACCAGGTAACCCTGTTGCCGCAATGATTTGTTTTATGCTGTTTGTGCAACCTGCGATTCGCAAGTTATCAGGAGAGCGTGATTGGCAACAACCTAAGCAAAAAGCGGTTGCGACCACATCGTTGCGCAGTCGTTATGGGCGCGATGAATACCTTCGCGGTTACTACGATTTGAATGAGCATGGACAGCTGCAAGTGACGACAACCGGTCCTCAAGGCTCGGGCATATTATCATCAATGGTGGCGGCGAATTGTTTAATTCATATCCCGGTCAATCAACAACACATCGAGCCTGGTACGCTCGTCGATATTTTGCCGCTTATTGATTGA
- a CDS encoding ATP-binding cassette domain-containing protein, translating into MHKLVSFFQKGKQALPNSQAPKSLNTGDDHVRINGKNLVVHFNDTLLFSIESLCFAQGDTILLQGENGSGKTTLMKILAGLIHANLGELKVHHGVSGRQMLSLVAHKNRLLTYTTYLHQAPYVYAGSVLDNLQIALPITHRYRKGSRQKLERVAKMAGLRHLLATPATHLSGGEKQRLALARVCLVQPKLLLLDEPTANMDSASVELMLSMIVELQKQNTGLMIVSHQHNALANLCHQHWLLANKRLTVCRKPQEVPLTSSYVDNNLTLAERRND; encoded by the coding sequence ATGCACAAATTAGTGAGTTTCTTTCAAAAAGGGAAGCAAGCTTTACCGAACAGTCAAGCGCCGAAGTCACTAAATACTGGCGATGATCACGTGCGCATTAACGGCAAAAATCTCGTTGTTCATTTTAATGACACCTTATTGTTTAGTATTGAATCTTTATGCTTTGCTCAAGGTGATACGATTTTATTGCAAGGTGAGAACGGCTCGGGCAAAACTACGTTAATGAAGATACTTGCTGGATTAATTCATGCGAATTTAGGCGAACTAAAGGTGCACCACGGGGTGTCAGGTAGGCAAATGTTATCACTAGTAGCGCACAAGAACCGTTTACTTACTTACACCACCTATTTACATCAAGCGCCTTATGTTTACGCAGGCAGTGTTTTAGATAATCTGCAAATCGCTTTGCCGATAACTCATCGTTATCGTAAGGGCTCTCGACAAAAACTGGAGCGAGTGGCGAAAATGGCGGGATTACGGCACTTATTAGCGACGCCGGCAACGCATTTATCGGGTGGGGAGAAACAGCGCTTAGCCCTGGCGCGCGTGTGCCTAGTACAACCGAAATTATTGCTATTGGATGAGCCTACGGCAAATATGGACAGCGCCTCGGTTGAGTTGATGTTATCCATGATTGTTGAATTGCAAAAACAAAACACCGGCTTGATGATCGTAAGCCATCAGCATAATGCTCTGGCAAATTTATGTCATCAACATTGGTTGTTGGCGAATAAACGTTTAACGGTATGTCGTAAACCACAAGAGGTTCCGCTTACTAGCAGCTACGTTGATAATAACCTGACATTGGCGGAGCGCCGCAATGACTGA
- a CDS encoding ABC transporter permease: MNDGWLPLFTDALTLLVSLDTELWSIIKVSFSVSLLAILLTIIPCIFIGFILAFSQFRGRWLLTSCIQTMQSVPTVVIGLLVYILLTRHGPLGNLHWLFTQKAMVLGQVLICIPILVSLSQAAFTNIDKRVWETSRTLGRGPLASTLLCCRELKVPLLLTVITAFSRIITEVGCSMMVGGNILNATRNIPTAIALETSKGQFAQAVALGLVLLLLSLILNLILSSMRGSAMVRSY, from the coding sequence ATGAATGATGGTTGGTTACCATTATTTACTGACGCATTAACACTGCTGGTATCACTTGATACCGAGTTGTGGTCGATTATAAAAGTCTCGTTTTCGGTGTCGTTATTAGCAATTTTATTGACGATTATTCCCTGTATTTTTATTGGTTTTATCTTAGCCTTTAGTCAATTTCGCGGGCGTTGGTTATTAACTTCATGTATTCAAACTATGCAATCGGTGCCGACGGTTGTGATTGGCTTACTGGTCTATATTCTCCTCACCCGCCATGGTCCACTAGGTAATTTACACTGGTTATTTACGCAAAAAGCCATGGTTTTGGGGCAAGTACTTATTTGTATCCCTATTCTTGTTTCTTTATCGCAAGCGGCTTTTACCAACATAGATAAACGAGTATGGGAAACATCGAGAACGTTAGGTCGAGGGCCTCTTGCCAGTACCTTGCTCTGTTGTCGAGAGTTAAAGGTGCCACTATTATTGACCGTTATTACCGCTTTTAGCCGCATCATTACCGAAGTGGGGTGCTCAATGATGGTTGGCGGCAACATCCTTAACGCCACCCGCAATATCCCCACTGCAATTGCTTTGGAAACCAGTAAGGGACAGTTTGCGCAAGCCGTGGCGCTTGGTTTGGTGTTGTTGCTATTAAGTTTAATACTAAACTTAATACTTTCTTCGATGCGCGGTTCAGCGATGGTAAGGAGTTATTGA
- a CDS encoding substrate-binding domain-containing protein: MHLFRLFLLTILPPYRYLSLLILATCCWPIIGYAAATYPKQIIKMATTTSTENSGLLANILPVFEQQTGYQVHVIATGSGNALRLARAGDVDVVMTHAPSAEAKFIAQGYGRLARRFMENDFVVLGPVSDPANIASSDSVRQAFKKIANHNALFVSRGDDSGTEQKELAIWQSSGAQHNFTNYKSVGQGMGKTLLMADSLQAYTLSDRGTYITYRQKLDLGIVFEGDKALTNPYQIMLIDKQKYPELNHQGAEALSDWLSSEQGQALINAYRVQGEQLFKANYQYE, encoded by the coding sequence ATGCATTTATTTCGTTTATTTTTATTAACCATATTGCCACCGTATCGATACCTTTCTCTGCTCATCTTGGCAACGTGTTGTTGGCCAATAATTGGCTACGCGGCGGCTACTTACCCTAAGCAAATTATCAAAATGGCCACGACCACCAGTACTGAAAATTCTGGATTATTGGCTAATATTTTGCCGGTATTTGAACAACAAACCGGTTATCAAGTGCATGTGATTGCTACCGGCTCAGGAAACGCGTTACGCCTAGCTAGAGCAGGCGATGTCGATGTGGTGATGACTCATGCGCCAAGTGCCGAAGCTAAGTTTATCGCCCAGGGCTATGGTCGACTCGCCCGGCGTTTTATGGAAAATGATTTTGTTGTTCTTGGACCTGTCTCAGATCCTGCCAATATTGCCAGTAGCGATAGCGTGCGCCAAGCATTTAAGAAAATTGCCAATCATAACGCGTTATTTGTTTCTCGAGGGGATGACTCCGGTACCGAACAAAAAGAGTTGGCGATTTGGCAAAGTAGTGGCGCGCAACATAACTTCACTAATTACAAGTCAGTTGGCCAAGGTATGGGTAAAACGTTATTAATGGCTGACTCATTGCAAGCGTATACACTGTCTGATCGTGGTACGTATATAACCTATCGGCAAAAGCTCGACTTGGGTATTGTTTTTGAAGGCGATAAGGCGCTCACCAACCCATACCAAATTATGTTAATTGATAAGCAAAAATACCCGGAATTAAATCATCAAGGGGCTGAAGCGTTAAGCGATTGGCTAAGCAGTGAACAAGGGCAAGCGCTGATAAATGCCTACCGCGTGCAGGGTGAGCAACTGTTTAAGGCAAATTACCAATATGAATGA
- the fdhD gene encoding formate dehydrogenase accessory sulfurtransferase FdhD, translating to MTGKTPATAEHTISSDIDSGITHINKIRIRAHGSEVVKRAHVDSVAVEEPLQIILLWQDESANTQEKEFTITMRTPGQDAQLAIGLLNSEGIIRGYQDVLSVTHVTNDKGIEANKVQVVLAYGVIPDWQQYQRHLTMQSSCGICGKTSLQSLELKQTPTLDNDTHWLAIDTVLQLSDTMRDQQHAFLQTGGVHAVGLFDAKGQLQLIKEDVGRHNAMDKLIGANMALPQAQQSSKRVVVLSGRISFELVQKALMAGFPVIVAVGAPSSLAISVAQRFDITLIGFVSQKGFNVYHGSWRLKHIE from the coding sequence ATGACGGGCAAAACGCCAGCAACTGCTGAACACACGATATCCAGTGATATTGACAGCGGTATTACCCATATTAATAAAATCCGTATCCGCGCCCATGGTAGCGAGGTAGTAAAACGTGCTCATGTCGATTCTGTTGCGGTGGAAGAGCCATTACAAATTATTTTACTGTGGCAAGATGAATCGGCCAATACTCAAGAAAAAGAGTTTACTATAACCATGCGCACCCCAGGGCAAGATGCTCAGTTGGCGATAGGGTTACTAAACAGCGAAGGCATTATTCGAGGTTATCAGGATGTGTTATCGGTAACTCATGTGACAAATGATAAAGGTATCGAAGCCAATAAAGTACAGGTGGTGTTAGCTTATGGAGTGATACCGGATTGGCAACAATATCAGCGACATTTAACGATGCAATCGAGTTGTGGTATTTGCGGCAAAACCTCATTGCAGTCATTAGAGCTAAAGCAAACCCCGACATTAGATAACGACACTCATTGGTTAGCCATCGATACGGTTCTTCAGCTAAGTGATACCATGCGCGATCAACAACACGCCTTTTTACAAACAGGGGGCGTACATGCGGTGGGTTTGTTTGATGCCAAAGGTCAGTTGCAACTGATTAAAGAAGATGTTGGCCGTCACAATGCTATGGACAAATTAATCGGTGCCAATATGGCGTTGCCACAAGCGCAGCAATCGAGTAAACGCGTCGTGGTACTTAGTGGTCGAATAAGTTTTGAGTTGGTACAAAAGGCATTAATGGCCGGTTTTCCTGTGATTGTTGCGGTTGGGGCACCGTCCTCGCTAGCTATTTCTGTCGCCCAACGTTTTGATATCACCTTAATCGGCTTTGTCTCCCAAAAGGGCTTTAATGTGTACCATGGTAGCTGGCGCTTAAAGCATATAGAATAA
- the glnB gene encoding nitrogen regulatory protein P-II produces MKKIEAIIKPFKMDDVREALAEVNITGMTVSEVRGFGRQKGHTELYRGAEYMVDFLPKVKLEIVVADEDVERCINAIVDTAQTGKIGDGKIFVTDVSRVIRIRTGEEDEAAI; encoded by the coding sequence ATGAAAAAAATAGAAGCAATCATCAAACCGTTTAAAATGGACGATGTCCGTGAAGCGCTGGCTGAGGTAAATATTACTGGTATGACGGTTTCGGAAGTACGAGGTTTTGGTCGCCAAAAAGGCCATACCGAATTATACCGTGGTGCAGAATATATGGTCGACTTTTTGCCTAAGGTGAAGTTAGAGATTGTTGTTGCTGATGAAGACGTTGAACGTTGTATTAACGCGATAGTTGATACTGCACAAACCGGTAAAATTGGCGACGGTAAAATCTTCGTGACCGATGTCAGTCGTGTCATTCGAATTCGCACTGGCGAAGAAGATGAAGCGGCGATTTAG